The following is a genomic window from Geobacillus subterraneus.
CGATGGACGGGAGACGTGCGTCCGCCTGCCTCGGGCGGCTGCGGGGCACACCGTTTCGTATGCAGCTGGCGAAGGGGCGGAATCGATAGGTTGACCAGTTGTCAGCACACGGCTTCGGCGCAAGCGGATGATCGCCGGAGTCGGTTTTTCTTTGCCCGTAAACAACGGCCGCCCCTTTTGGCGTTCGTCAAATTTTACAAATCCGGCCGTCGTACTATACAATAAACGAATAGAAGCGAGATATGGAGGTGTTCGGCGTGAACGGAAAGAAAAAGGAGACGGCGGTCCCGCTTTTGCCGCTGCGGGGGCTGCTTGTGTTTCCGACGATGGTGCTCCACTTGGACGTCGGGCGCGAGAAATCGGTGAAAGCGCTCGAACAGGCGATGGTCGAGGACCATATGATTTTGCTGACGTCGCAAAAAGATGTCGCCGTCGACGAACCGGACATGGACGACTTATATAGAATGGGGACGATCGCGCGCGTCAAGCAGCTGTTGAAACTGCCGAACGGCACGTTCCGCGTGCTTGTCGAAGGCATCGCCCGGGCGCTGATCACCGAAGTCGTCAGCGAGGAGCCGTATTTTTCTGTCAAGGTCGAAAAGTTTGCCGACCGGGCGGCGAAAGATCTAGAAGACGAGGCGCTCAAACGGACGATGCTCGAATATTTCGAGCAGTACATAAACTTGTCCAAGCGGTTGTCGGCTGACATTTACGCTTCGATCGTCGACATTGATGAGCCGGGGCGGATGGCCGATATTATCGCCTCGCATTTGCCGCTCAAGCTCGAAGAAAAACAGCGCATTTTAGAAACGATCGACGTCAAGGAACGGCTGAATCAAATTATTCAAATTTTGCACAACGAGAAAGAAGTGCTCCAGCTTGAGAAAAAAATTAGCGCCCGCGTCAAACAGTCGATGGAGCGGACGCAAAAAGAGTATTATTTGCGCGAGCAAATGAAAGCCATTCAAAAAGAGCTCGGCGAAAAAGAAGGAAAAACGGGTGAAGTCGAGACGCTCAAAGAGAAAATCGAAGCGGCCGGCATGCCCGAACACGTGAAAGAAACGGCGCTCAAGGAGCTTGACCGCTATGAAAAAATTCCGGCGACATCGGCCGAAAGCGCGGTCATCCGCAACTACTTAGATTGGCTCATCGCTTTGCCGTGGTCGAAAGAAACGGAAGACATTCACGACATTAAACGAGCGGAGGCGATTTTAAACGAAGAGCATTACGGGCTCGATAAGGTGAAAGAGCGGGTGCTCGAGTTTTTGTCGGTGCAGCAGCTGACCCAATCGTTAAAAGGACCGATTCTTTGCCTCGCCGGACCGCCGGGGGTCGGAAAAACGTCGCTTGCCCGCTCGATCGCCAAAGCGCTCGGCCGCCGTTTCGTGCGCATGTCGCTCGGCGGCGTGCGCGATGAATCGGAAATTCGCGGCCATCGCCGCACGTATGTCGGGGCGATGCCGGGCCGCATCATTCAAGGAATGAAAAAAGCAGGCACGATCAATCCGGTCTTTTTGCTCGATGAAATCGACAAAATGTCAAGCGACTTCCGCGGCGACCCGTCTGCGGCCATGCTTGAGGTGCTTGACCCGGAACAAAACCATA
Proteins encoded in this region:
- the lon gene encoding endopeptidase La; this translates as MEVFGVNGKKKETAVPLLPLRGLLVFPTMVLHLDVGREKSVKALEQAMVEDHMILLTSQKDVAVDEPDMDDLYRMGTIARVKQLLKLPNGTFRVLVEGIARALITEVVSEEPYFSVKVEKFADRAAKDLEDEALKRTMLEYFEQYINLSKRLSADIYASIVDIDEPGRMADIIASHLPLKLEEKQRILETIDVKERLNQIIQILHNEKEVLQLEKKISARVKQSMERTQKEYYLREQMKAIQKELGEKEGKTGEVETLKEKIEAAGMPEHVKETALKELDRYEKIPATSAESAVIRNYLDWLIALPWSKETEDIHDIKRAEAILNEEHYGLDKVKERVLEFLSVQQLTQSLKGPILCLAGPPGVGKTSLARSIAKALGRRFVRMSLGGVRDESEIRGHRRTYVGAMPGRIIQGMKKAGTINPVFLLDEIDKMSSDFRGDPSAAMLEVLDPEQNHTFSDHYIEEPYDLSKVMFIATANNLATIPQPLLDRMEVIHIPGYTEVEKLHIAKRHLLPKQLAEHGLKKAALQVRDDAMLAIIRHYTREAGVRELERQLAAICRKAARLIVSGEKKRVVVTENNVEEFLGKRKYRYGQAEAEDQIGVATGLAYTAFGGDTLAIEVSLAKGNGKLVLTGKLGDVMKESAQAAFSYVRSRAEELGIDPKFHETYDIHIHVPEGAVPKDGPSAGITIATALISALTGKPVSRFVGMTGEITLRGRVLPIGGLKEKTLSAHRAGLKTVILPKDNEKDLADIPDTVTRDLRFVLVSHLDEVLPHALVGWKR